In the genome of Vicia villosa cultivar HV-30 ecotype Madison, WI linkage group LG7, Vvil1.0, whole genome shotgun sequence, one region contains:
- the LOC131620113 gene encoding uncharacterized protein LOC131620113: MEGGGAHREEGWSRVPRRHFRNWVPHRDVFPVGKKLVGDVVSFYISEFLESSKAEDLFVLFGCIGNAVEVAIAPRRNKIGKRFGFARFSDVEDARWLGVKLDNVAFEGKKIHANVPRYERKSAGGAKPLLQGIFHQGLQLRGAGSGSHNRVWGEARVDGRSFVEALNKPNSREGLVPNLKSVAHVSSEEVRGRFAKAWIGVLRYPGSSHGIQKSIEKAGFFGIVISPLGAKKCLVEESDNGALSEFLGEEEGWWKEWFVEVVKWNVEALDASRAVWLRVFGIPCVGWNSEVFSSIANLFGSFISVDDSTASGRSFEAARIQVCIDLNCSIPDSVNLVLDGKAFSLFIKEELLPQQYLYREQHHSDLSVSSESINSEDFGSGGDMSCSKVGSSIDSRDSIEEGIQKGSGEYRRCRE, from the coding sequence ATGGAGGGTGGAGGCGCTCACCGGGAGGAAGGTTGGAGCAGAGTTCCTCGTAGGCATTTTCGGAACTGGGTCCCCCACCGGGACGTGTTTCCGGTCGGGAAAAAGCTTGTTGGAGATGTGGTGTCCTTCTACATTTCGGAGTTCCTTGAGAGTAGCAAAGCAGAAGATCTGTTTGTCCTATTCGGTTGTATTGGTAACGCAGTGGAGGTTGCTATTGCTCCAAGGAGAAATAAGATCGGCAAACGTTTCGGTTTCGCGAGGTTTTCGGATGTGGAGGATGCTCGTTGGTTGGGGGTGAAGTTGGACAATGTTGCTTTTGAGGGGAAGAAAATTCATGCTAATGTTCCAAGGTACGAGAGGAAGTCTGCAGGTGGTGCGAAGCCTTTGCTTCAGGGTATTTTTCATCAGGGTCTTCAGCTTCGTGGGGCTGGGAGTGGTTCGCATAACAGGGTATGGGGGGAGGCAAGAGTAGATGGGAGATCGTTCGTGGAGGCTCTGAATAAACCTAACTCAAGGGAAGGGTTGGTTCCTAATCTGAAATCGGTGGCTCACGTCTCTTCTGAGGAGGTTAGAGGAAGATTTGCAAAGGCTTGGATAGGGGTTTTACGTTATCCGGGTTCTAGTCACGGTATCCAAAAGAGCATCGAGAAGGCAGGTTTCTTCGGTATCGTGATTTCGCCCTTAGGTGCAAAAAAATGTCTTGTCGAAGAAAGCGATAATGGTGCTTTATCCGAATTCTTGGGGGAGGAGGAGGGGTGGTGGAAAGAATGGTTTGTGGAGGTTGTGAAGTGGAACGTGGAAGCTTTGGACGCCTCGAGGGCGGTGTGGTTGCGAGTGTTTGGAATCCCCTGCGTTGGATGGAATTCAGAAGTGTTTTCTTCTATTGCCAACCTGTTTGGCTCATTCATCAGTGTCGACGATTCTACGGCTAGTGGTAGATCCTTTGAAGCAGCAAGGATTCAGGTTTGTATTGATCTTAATTGCTCCATCCCTGATTCTGTTAATCTGGTTTTAGACGGCAAGGCGTTCTCGTTGTTCATTAAAGAGGAGCTTCTGCCTCAGCAATATCTGTATAGGGAGCAACATCATTCTGACCTCTCTGTTTCTTCTGAGTCAATCAATTCTGAGGATTTTGGTTCTGGGGGTGATATGTCGTGTTCGAAGGTTGGGAGTAGTATAGATTCAAGGGACAGTATTGAGGAGGGAATACAGAAGGGAAGTGGGGAATACAGAAGGTGTAGGGAATAA